One Triticum dicoccoides isolate Atlit2015 ecotype Zavitan chromosome 3B, WEW_v2.0, whole genome shotgun sequence genomic window, GCCAGTGAAACGTGAAAAAAATGCACCTTTTGGAAGTGAAAAAAAAATGTTAAACTAAAATATCGACTTGTGAAAATGAAAATTTTAAAATGTGGAACGGTTTACTTCAAAAGAGTGAAATGTGATTTTCAATAAAATTGAAATAGATGTGATTTTCATCAAACAAACTAGTGAAAAGTGAAATGTAGGTTCTGAAAATGAAAAACAATATGAACTGAAATATCAACTTGTGAAACTGGTTTATTTTTCTTGAAATGTGTGATAGTTTGTTTTAAAAATGTGAACTAATGTTTAGAAAAATGTGCAATTGAAATATATGTGTTATTTGTGAAACAAGGTCGTGGAAAGTGAAATGTAGGTTCTAAAGGTGAAAAATAATATGAAACCGAAATGTCAACTTGTGAAATCTGTTATTTCGAAATGTGGAGTGGTTTATTTTAAAATAGTGAAATATGTTCTTTAAAAATGTTCAATTGAAATATATATGATTTTTCTGATACATGCATGCtaccaccaagcatgaaatcgactGTACCATCTGACATGCACAGAGTGTATTGCGGTGTATCTCATCTGAAAAATGATTCACGTGTTATACACTATTCTAACGCACGAATCTTGAGCATTCAATGAATGACCCGGGATCTGCCGCTCTCAGCCGGTAAGGCGCAATTTTCCATTTTGCACGGCATATATAGGGATTGAAAGAAACAAGAGAGGAAAGCGAATTAAGAAGAAAAGGACGACACGAAGAGATAACGTGGCCCATGGTGGACCGTAAGGAATCGTTTGCCATAGTTCCGGCCGGCCGAATCACTCACACGCAACAGCTCGGCTCAGCTCACAAGTCACAACACACACGCGACCAAGTGAGTGGCTATGGCGACGGGAATGCCAGAGTGCTCCCCGGCCTTGGTGCTGGCTACCGGCCTCGCAGTGCTAGCcatctgctggtaccttgccgccttTGTTGTCGGCCGCGGCGCCGCTGGAGCGCAGCGGTACCCGCCTGTGGCCGGAACGGTGTTCCACCAGGTATACCACCTCCGGCGGCTGCACGACTACTACACGGACCTGTTCCGCGAGCACGCGACCTTCCGGCTGCTCGCGCCGGGACGGAGGCAGATTTACACCTCTGACACGGCGGTGGTCGAGCACATCCTCAGGACCAACTTCGCCAACTACGGCAAGGTACGCGATGCAAGGTAGTACAGTAACTGATTTGGATGAAGAGAGTGATCAATACCTCAGGATATCCGCTGACATACATATATGCGTGTGATGTTTCTGAACGAACACAACCAAAGGGCGCGTCTAACTACGACAAGACGAGCGATCTCTTCGGAGACGGCATCTTCACGGCGGACGGCGACAAGTGGAGGCAGCAGAGGAAGATCGCCAGCTACGACTTCTCCACGAGGGCCCTCCGGGACTTCAGCGGCGGCGTCTTCAACAGGGACGCCGCCAAGCTCGCGCACATCGTCTCCGGCAACGCGGCCGCGAAGCAACCCGTGGACTTTCAGGTCAACCTGAACCTGCCTCTGGTTAATTCCTTCCAGGACCATCCCGCGAAGCCGATACGTGTATATTTGACTGGTTTCTTGGATCAGGACTTGCTGATGAAAGCGACGATGGACTCCATCTTCACCATCGCCGTCGGCGTGGACCTCGACACGCTGTCGGGGTCGGACGAGGGGAGCCGCTTCGCCGCGGCGCTAGACGACGCCAGCGAGTTCACCCTGCTCCGTTTCGTCAATGCGTTCTGGAAGGTGTCGAGATTCCTCAACGTCGGCGCCGAGGCGGCGCTCAGGCGCAGGATCGAGGTCGTCGACGAGTTCATGTACAAGCGCATCCGTGGCAGGGCGGACGAGATATCGGACGGCGGCAAGGCACACGACACTGCTAATATGTTACGCTTGAAACTGAAGCTCAGGTTCTTCTTGACGTTGATGACTTGACAGGTGGTGAAGGATGACCTGCTGTCGAGATTCATACAGGCAACCACCGGCGACGCCGGAGAGGTGGACTACAAGCACCTGAGAGACATGATACTGAACATTATCATGGCCGGCAAGGACACGACCGCCGGAGCGCTTGCCTGGTTCCTGTACATGATGTGCAAGCACCCGGAGGTCCAGGAGAAGATAAGCGAGGAGGCTGCCGTCGCCGGCCAGGCCACGTCGTCCATCGACGACTTCTCCAGGAGCCTCAACGACGAGGCGCTCAACAAGATGCACTACCTGcacgccaccttgacggagacgcttCGGCTGTACCCTTCGCTCCCGCTGGTGAGTCCATCCATCTACCACGAATCGACACACTCTAAACTTGTCGGGATTCCATGGAAGATTACAACTgcagattttattttatttttgaaaagaAGGCAAAAGATTTACCGTTCATTAATTAAGTACTTAGAAGAAAATTGTAGTTAATTAAAACttctattttgggatggagggagtgaaaAATAGTCTTGCTAAATTTTAGTCGACTGGGACTTGGTTATGCCTTAATCGATGCTATATGTAAGATCTTACATTGAGGTCCGTATAaaagtttctttttttttctttcttacaTGTTATGTCGCTGTTAATGAAACAAGTTTCAGTTGACTGAGACCTAGTCACGCCCAACGAAAAATCCATCCAGAATGTGCCCAAAGTTGATACCCGTAAAGGCAAAgagtgttagagcatctccagccgcgcccccaacaggcccccccaggccactttttcggcgccggcgccaaaaaaaggcccagtcacgcccccaggacGACGAAAAGCGTCGGTTCGGCCCTTTTTTCGGCGgccgcaggccgaacccggcgtgctgggggcgcctggggctccggcgcaagggaaaagcgcggcTGGCCCACGCCGTTAGGTGAAAAGTCAATGTTTTCTTCCCCGACCGCCTCCCACCCCCCGCGCTCTCGGCCGCAAGTAGGTATATCCCGGCTccgcccccgcgccgccccgccgctctTCACcggtagatagccattccccgccggaaaaaaaGCATAGGTTCGCCGCGACAGCCCCTCCGGCACCAGCTGGGCATTTCCGGCCGCCCTTTCCGACCGCGGAGGGGCAGTTTAGCGGCGGGTGCACGCCCACcgcgcgcaaggtgttcggcgatttgcctgcctcggcgatggactcggatgacgaggaagtgctcgccgcgctgctggaggaggaagccgaggccgacgtccaggaagaagagcatctcatggtgctcgccgccctcgcccagctgctggcgagcaatgaaaagtcgcggcgaggtggctcggcgccggggcgggtgaaagcaaagaaccggcatcgtctcgaaggctactgcattctctactccgactacttcgccgatgctctacTTCACGGCGacagaacatttcggcgccgttatcggatgaacaGAAaacttttcctcaggattgtgaattccatccgggagtttgacaactacttcaaatgcaagatggattgcaccggtaaacttggattcacctccatccataaATGCACGACAGCGataaggatgcttgcatacggagctcccggtgactcacaggacgactatgggcgcatggccgagtccaccagcatagagtgtttctacaagttctgtcgggtagtggtggcagtgtttggaccgcaatacttgagaacacccaatgcggaagacactgctcggatcctagcacagaatgcagcaagaggattttctgggatgcttggaagcatcgactgcatgcattggaaatgaaagaattgcccatttgcttggcaggggatgtacaaaggcgccaaaggcggttgcagtgtggtacttgaggcggtgaccacacaggacctctggatttggcactccttctttggtatgccaggaactcacaatgacatcaacgtgctgcagtgctctcctgtctttgccaagcttgttgaaggtcattctcctccggtgaacttcgagatcaattggcggcactacaacaaggggtactatctagctaatggcatctatccgagatggtcgacatttgtcaagaccatcaaaaaccctgtgcctggaggcaagaacgcctggtttgcgaagattcaggaggcttgcaggaaggatgtcgagcgggcatttggtgtgctccaatctcgatttgctgttgtccggtaccctgctcaaacctggtcgaaagatcaaatgtgggagatcatgacctgctacgtcatcttgcacaacatgatcattgagagcgagcaggaagagccagtgtttgacactgaaccataccaccggcagggtcctcttgcccaagttgatcaccagctaccggcaacctggactgcctatctcagtatgcgtcaggagatccgagacccacaggtgcatcatcaactacaGCAAGATCTaatagagcacctatggaggctcaagggcgacaccgcgcgcgacgtgtgatgaaatatgagtttttatttgttcaaCTATATAATttatattgaactatttgttgttatactattttgttgaagtactTAAAATTTCTGTGATAAAATATGGGATAAAAAATTATTTATGTTGATAATTGAACCCCGAGCCacggcgaaccacgccgaatatgggcctattctcgcctaTATGGGCCTTTTTCGCCGAAATGGAGCTTTAAAAGTGGGCCAAAATCGACGACTGGGGGCGAGTTgagggcgacgactgggcgcaaaaccgtcCCCAGCGTCGAAAgaatcgccggctcgcccccagggggcgatttttatgcgtcctagggggacgaacggctggagatgctcttagacctGAGCCACCAATGCAAGCAAATCTCACAGGATACTGAGCATGACCATGACCAACTCGTGGACTAAACCGAGGGTGGGCAGAGTAAAACTCAGTCCAGATGGTTCTTACCTTCAAAACAAAGGGGTGCAGGCATGATTCTCAGGGATTCTCAAGGCTCAATAATTCTTAGTTCATGCAGACATCTATTCACATGCGCTGATGTGTTAGAAGCAGAGCTATTAGCTATAAAAGAGGGAATTTCATTAGCACTACAATGGATTTACTTACCCATTGATGTCAAATCTGATTGTTCGGAGGCTATCTCGATGATCAAGGAAAGAGTTTGTCAGCGCTCCCACACCAGAACCACGCCCTGGCGCTGACGAGCCGGGCCCAGCCGACAGCGACTCGCTGCGCTTGTCCACTGCCCAGAGGCCGACCCGCACCAAGAAGCCCAACGAGCGCTACACTGGGCCTAagtgggcccaataggcccaactgTGTTGGTACTTAAGCAATGGCGACAAGAGGATCGGTATCCAGTGGATCAGGAACTTGGCGGCGGCACGAACCCTAGTCCCTAGCTGTTCTTCCCTTCCCCAattcgtgtatctgagcttgtaacCGAATCAAAGGACAGTCTACTACCAATAGATCCTTCCACCGCTATCCATACCCTTACATCTGGTATCAGAGACCACTCCCACCTCCTTCCCCGCGCCGATCTGGCCCAATTTGTAGAAACCTGATCCCTCCGCCAAGCGTGTATCTGCCTCATCGCCATGGATCCATCCATCCAGTCCTTCCTGGAGCGTCTGGAGACCACTCTCAAGGAGCACACCGCCGCGATCCATGCCTCCAACTCCAAGATCGACGATCTCGTGGCTTGGTGCCTCGATCTCGAGCGGCGCGTCGCCGATCTGTCCGATGCGGTGACGGCACTCCTGCGTGCCCCACTGCCACCGCCGCCACCAGAAAGGGCACCCCACCAGGCGCCTTCGTCGAGTCATCCACCGCCTGCGACAACCGGCACCCACATCGGGGCCGCGTCTGGAGCGACAACAAATCAACAAGGGCCCGAAGGCCATGGCGTCTACAACATCCCACGGGGGCCATCAACGGTGTCCTTCCtgacaccgccaccgcccccgacaAACGGTCAGTACGACGGCCCCCCTTCACCTCGTGCTCTTTCCCCGTTTGCGCACGCGAGCCAGCTGCTCAGCGGCCTCGGCCAAGCGCACCCCTCCCTCCAGTTCCCACAATTCACGGGTAACAACCCGAAACTGTGGAAAACGCTTTGCGAGCAGTACTTCAACATGTTTGCTATTCTGCCTTCGTTTTGGGTGCACATGGCCGTGCTGAATTTCTCGGGCTCGGCGTCCATCTAGTTGCAATCCATTCAGAAGCGGCTTAGTGATTTTGACTGGGAGTCGTTTACTGCTCTGTTATGCACCCGTTTTGGCCGTGATCGGCACCAAACGCTGATCCGTCAGTTTTATACTATTCGGCAAACAACTACAGTAGCAGATTACATTGAGCAATTTGAATCCATTATCAATCACCTCAGTTCGTAttctgacaccattcatcctttttaCTTTCTCACTCGTTTTGTGGAGGGCCTCCGGAAGGATATTCGAGCAGTGGTGTTGGTCCAAAGGCCACCGGACCTGGACACTGCTTGCGCTCTGGCACTACTTCAGGAGGAGGTGGCCGATGGTGCAGCATCTACCAGCAGGCGCCCACAGGAGACGCCAGCCCGAGCAGGCCTGGTGCTTCCCCTACCTCCACCACCTGCCCGACCGGAGCCAGCCACAGTGGCCACGACTGTTGTGGATCGTCGCGGCACTGACGCCGCGCGAGCCGACACATCCAAAGTCAAAGCTCTTCGGGATTTTCGCCGCGCTCGGGGATTATGCTTCAAGTGCGGCGAGCGCTGGGGACCCAAGCACGTCTGCCCAAGCACCATCCAACTGCATGTGGTCGaagagatgcttgctcttttgggaGCCGATTCCATCAGTGACAACGAGGGGGACATCCAGCAAGTCCATGCCATCTCACGGCCAGCTCTTGATGGTGGCGTCTCACCCAAAGCTTTCCAGCTACTAGCCACCATGCAAAACAGAGAGGTGTTGATCTTAGTGGACAGTGGCAGCTCGACTTCTTTCATCAACAAGAGACTAGCTGACCAACTTACAGGTTCAATTCCTCTGCCTCGACCCTCACGGGTTAAGGTAGCTGACGGGGGCGAACTTCTCTGTACAGACTCCATACCATGCTGTCGGTGGTCATCGCAAGGACTTGATTTTGTCACTGATATGAAGATCCTACCACTGGGTGTATACGATGTTATCCTTGGCATGGATTGGTTGGAGCAGCACAGTCCGATGACCGTTGACTGGAAGCACAAACATCTCCAGATTCCAACACCAAGAGGTCCAgctcacttgtttggccatgaatcAATGTATACGATGCTATCCTTGGCATGGATTGGTTGGAGCAGCACAGTCCGATGACCATTGATTGGAAGCACAAACATCTCCAGATTCCAACACCAAGAGGTCCAGCTCACTTATTTGGCCATGAATCAAATTCCACCACCTGTCATGTGATCAACAGTGCACAGTTGCAGCAGTTACATCGGCAAGGATCACTCATGCACATCTGTTTGCTATATCCTATCAACAAGGAGCAGGCGCCCAAGCAAACAGAACCGCCGGAGCTGAAGCAACTGTTGGCTGAATTCGAGGATGTCTTTGGTGAGCCACACGGACTTCCACCTCGACGTGCCTGCGACCACACAATACCATTGATGCCAGGAGCACAACTAGTCAATATCAGAGCCTACCGCCACAAGCCTGAACTGAAGTCGGAGATTGAGCGACAAGTGCAAGAATTGCTATAGTCCGGAGTGATCCAGCGCAGCCAGAGCAGTTTTTCTTCACTGGTCAtcctcgtcaagaagaaggacggcacGTGGAGAATGTGCATCGACTACCGCCATCTTAATGCGATGACTCGCGTCAGTAAATTCCCGGTGCCTGTCATTGAAGAGTTGCTTGATGAGTTACATGGCGCGCGTTGGTTCTCCAAATTGGACCTCCACGCAGGGTACCACCAAATCAGACTGGCCGAAGGCGAAGAATTCAAAACAGCCTTTCAAACTCACTCGGGCCACTATGAATTTAAAGTGTTGTCCTATGGCTTAGCGGGAGGACCGGGTACCTTTAACGGGGCAATGACAAATACGATGCATCCCCTTCTGAGGTTCTGTGTACTGGTGTTCTTCGATGACATCTTAGTGTTCAGTAAAACTTGGGAAGAACACTTGGACCACGTGCGCCAGGTCCTCACCTTGCTGCGTCGCGATCAATGGAAGGTCAAGAAGTCTAAGTGTGAATTTGGACAACAACAACTTTCTTATCTGGGGCACGTCATCAGCTCTCAGGGAGTAGCTACGGATCCAAGTAAGATCCAAGCAGTTGAATCATGGAAAACACCTAGTGATGCAAAAGAAGTGCGCAGATTTCTGGGATTGGCTGGGTATTACCGCCGATTCGTGCGAGGATTTGGCATCATTGCCAGGCCCCTGTTCAACCTGCTCAAGAAGGGTCTGCCGTTCGTATGGACCGACAACACCAACCAAGCTTTCCTGCTCCTGAAACAACAACTAGCTTCTGCACCAGTGTTGGCACTTCCGGATTTTAGTAAACAGTTTACTGTCGAAACAGATGCGTGCGATCGAGGCATTGGGGCAGTCCTACAACAAGAAGGGCATCCTATTGCTTTCATGAGCAAAGGCCTGAGCCCGCGTTACCAAGGGATGTCCACGTACGAAAAAGAGTACCTTGCCATTGTGGTGGCTGTTGACCAATGGCGCCCTTATCTGCAGCACAACGAGTTCATCATCTATACGGATCAGAAGAGCCTCATCCACCTGGAAGAGCAACGGCTAACTACCCCATGGCAGCAACGAGCTTTCACAAAGCTACTCGGGCTCCGCTACGTCATCCGTTACAAGAAGGGATCTGAAAACACAgccgcggatgccctttcccgtgcGCATACACCTGATCTGCTGTTTAACATCACCACCTGCCGTCCCAGTTGGCTCGAGGACGTGGCTGCCAGTTATCATAGCAACCCTCAAGCCCAGAAGCTTCTGGAACAATTGGCTATCAAGGAGGATCCAAAACAACGTTTCACTCTGGAGCAAGGGATTCTGCGATTCCGCAGGAGAATTTGGCTCGGGGGCACTACAGCTATGCAGCAAAAGATTATCTCTGCATTCCATGACAGCCCCATGGGCGGGCACAGTGGATTTCCAGCCACCTTTCGGCGGATACGGCGTCTTTTTGCGTGGCCCAAGATGAAGGCGCACATTCTGCAGTACGTGCGTTGCTGCTCGGTCTGCCAACAAGCTAAACCGGACAGGTCAGCATCCCCGGGCTTGTTGGAGCCCCTCCCAATTCCTCATCAGGCCTGGGACATGATCACCATGGACTTCATAGATGGCCTGCCACAGTCAGGGAAAGTCAATTGCATCTGGGTGATCGTGGATAAGCGCACAAAGTTTGCCCACTTCCTGCCTTTAGCTCATCCGTACACAGCCTCCAAGGTGGCACTTCTCTACATGACAAGCATCTACAAGATTCACGGTTTCCCGCGCTCTATCGTCTCATATCGTGACCTGGTGTTCACCAACCACTTTTGGCGTGAGCTATTCAAGTACGCGGGCACAGAACTGCGCATGAGCTCCGCTAACCACCCTCAGACGGACGGCCAAACGGAACGGGTGAACCAGTGCCTAGAAACGTATCTGCGCTGCTTCGTCCATGCATGTCCGAGCCGCTGGAGTCATTGGCTTCCACTAGCACAGTTCTGGTACAACTCCTCGTACCACTCCAGCATTTGGATGTCGCCATTTAAGGCTATGTTTGGTCAGGAACCACGAACTTGGGGCATCTCACCCACTAACGAGTGCCCAGTGCTAGCTCTTCAGTCCTGGCTGGAGGAAAGAGCGGTGATTCAAGACCTCCTACAGCAGCAATTGCATCGAGCACAGCAGCATATGAAGTCACAGGCGGACAAACGCCGATCCCCAAGGACCTTCTCTGTGGGCGACCAAGTCTACCTCAAATTACAATCGTATATTCAAACATCGGTGGCCAGAAGAGCAAACCATAAACTGTCCTTCAAATATTATGGGCCATTCCAGGTGATCGCCAAGGTCAACGAAGCAGCTTATAAACTGGAACTTCCATCAGGCTCTCAAGTGCACACAGTCTTCCACGTGTCTCAACTGCGACACTGCCTTCGCCCGGGTACAAACTCTTCAACTGTACTTCCACAGCTTACTGACATCCCTGCCGTTCCTGTGGCCGTCCTACAGCACCATTGGCGCAAGAAGAATGGCTCAATGATCGAGCAAGCCCTGATTCGTTGGTCGAATCAAGCTGTTCTCGGCGACACCTGGGAAGACAAGCTCGCATTGCAGGCTCGGTTCCCTGGAGCagaggcttgggggcaagcctcatCCCAAGGAGGAGGGGATGTCAGCGCTCCCACACCAGAACCACGCCCTGGCGCTGACGAGCCGGGCCCAGCCGGCAGCGACTCGCTGCGCTCGTCCACTGCCCAGAGGCCGACCCGCACCAAGAAGCCCAACGAGCGTTACACTGGGCCTGAGTGGGCCCAGTAGGCCCAACTGCGTCGGCGGCGACGAGAGGATCGGTATCCAGTGGATCAGGAACCTGGCGGCGGCACGAACCCTAGTCCCTAGCTGTTCTTCCCTTCCCCAattcgtgtatctgagcttgtaacCGAATCAAAGGACAGTCTACTACCAATAGATCCTTCCACCGCTATCCATACCCTTACAGAGTTGGCAACAAAAAAAAACATGCGTTCATCATCAAGGACATCATTGATAGTATGGAGGAAAGAGATTCTTGCATTAGTCACACTCGTCGAAACTGTAATAATGCTAGTCACTTCATGGCTACTTTTGCTAGTTTGCTGTGCCGAACTGTGGTTTGGCTAGGCTTTGGCCCAGAAGAGGTCGTGAAAATTATTAGATGAGATTATAAGACCGAACTTTGAGTAATACGAGAACTTTTTCGAAAAACAAAATACCAGGTTAAAACCATCACAATTTGCTGAGCTGCACAACTGCATATATGAGTTCTTCTGTCTTTTTGTGCTTCAGGATAACAAGGAGTGCTTTTCCGACGACGTTTTGCCCAATGGCTTCAGCGTCGGCAAGGGAGACATCGTGTTCTACGCACCCTACGCCATGGGCCGGATGGAGCGGCTGTGGGGCGATGACGCCATTGTCTTCCGGCCCGAAAGATGGCTCGACGAGCACGGTGTGTTCCTGCCGGAGAGCCCTTTCAAGTTCACAGCTTTCCAGGCTGGTCCAAGGATCTGCTTGGGAAAGGAATTCGCGTACAGGCAGATGAAGATCTTCGCGGCCGTGCTGCTCCGCTTCTTCGTGCTCGCGTTGCATGACAAGGATGCCAGCGTCAACTACAGGACCATGATCACGCTCTACATCGACCAGGGTCTCCATCTTACGGCTACGGCGAGAGTCATCGTGTAGCCACCTTTGTACTCAAGATACGCATATGTACGCGATTGAATGTCTCTTTTTTCTAGAATCTCGTGATTGAATGTCTCAAGTATTGAACCTTAGCCCGGACATGGAAGTGGATCCGTATGAACATATATTTTGTGAACTACCTTGTTTTTACATTCGGATGACACGTATGAGCAGCTTCTTTAAAAAATCAAACCCCTTTTAAAATAGAATTTTCTCGTATACAGGAGTACTTTTAAATATGACATAAATATTTAAGAAATGTTCATgtcatttgaaaaatattcataatAATGTAAAATATGTTCTCATAATTTTTATAAACTGTTCACAAAACAAAATTGTACATGACATTTAAAAATGTCCAGGCATTAACAaatatgttcatgaaattttagGAAATGTTCACGAAATATTAAGATTCTTCATGCAGTTTTAAAAAATGTCTATGTCACTTTAGAAAAAAAAAAGTCATAAACCCTTAATGACGTTTTTGCAAGTTTTAGCAAAAATGTTGATGgcatttaaaaatatgttcaatgCAATTGAAAATAATTATTTTGTACTAAATAATATTCAATGTGTATTTTTACAACATTTGAACATGTAATCGGTTGTATTTGCaatgtttatttgaaaaatatgtTTAGCGTGCATTTCAAAAAACGCCACTTCCACACAAAAATGCTCAATGTGTATTCTTAAAAGTTCACatgtatttattttttccaaatgataacgcccacacgtgtggcacaaaGCAACATGGCCAAAACGCCTCCATTATCATTCATTTTGCCACATCAAAACATATGACATCAGCGGGAGTTTTTTTATTTTTCGGcttaaaaatattttatctcctaattaaaataTCCAATTAAAAATCTGTTTTTACCATTAaaaccgtctcgacgagatcttcaaaactagatcccatgttaataTGTTTCAACGAATTTTTTTAACCAAAAGTTGACATggtgtttacactgtagttgccatattttttacactaaagttgccatATGACAACTTTAGTTTGTTGATCATAATaattttagtattttgaccatGACAATTTCATTATTTTGACCATAAATTAATTttttatgaaccatggcaattttaagtgcatgtatcatggtaattttagtttttggttcatgacaagtctagtttcttaattccctatTTTATAATATGTCTAAATTTACTTTAAAATATAGAacaaaaatagctgaaacatatcatggcaagttCAGtctaaacaccatggcaattcatgtGTAATAGACATagcaacttttaatccaaaaaaaagTTGTCAAaacatattgatatgagatctagtttcaaagatctcgtcgcgATGGATTTAATGGTAAAAACAGATTTTCAATCAAATTTATCatttaaaagataaaacattttaaaaactgaaaatctaaagagatccacatgcatgcaatgacgtggcaatctgtttgTGTTTAGAGACGTGTGGTGCACCCCCTTCCTGCCACACATGTGACAGCTATCGACGTCATTATTTTTTGGATGCCGATAACggtcacacgtgtgggcgttaaggggTTTGCCCACACGTTTTGTGTGTCTGAGAAGATCGGCCCACACGCCTATGTATGGGCAAAACAACTAGCGTTCACACGCCTCTTTTTTTCCTTGCGGTCCCTCTCACACGCTTGTGTGTGGTAAAAATGCATAAGGCCCACACAACCTCTCTCAGCCACCTACCTCATGGTCCCGCACGCCCCGCGTGACAGTCACCACGCGTCCCCGCAATTGTCATGGTCCGGACCCTCTTTAATAtccgtttaactgcagttgccatgtcgaacAACTACAGCTGCCATGGTTgcccaactgcagttgccatgtacggTATGGTCTattgcagttgccatgatttcaaaattttaggagttgccacctactgacACTAggtagttgccatgtatggtctggtctactgcagttgccatgatttcaaaattttaggagttgccacctagtaacactaggcagttgccatgtagcactatAAAAAGGCATGGTaaaaaaacatgttcgggtaaaagagagagttgtcatgtgctcacaagcacgttagggcagttgccatgtacaaagaaagagttgccatctgcttacgtgtacGCTAggacagttgccatgtaccatgcgaAAACACATGGTAACTCAAGAAAAAATAAAGTTGTCATCTATTTACAAGCAAAGCTGGGGCGGTTGTCATGTATCCTGCAGAAATACATGGCAACTGACAGCTTTGGGCGTGGATGAGGAGACGGGCGTGGGGGCGAAAtgataaacgcccacacaccaaccCTCTGCTTGCGTGGAAACTGATGTGTGGGCAAAttactaaacgc contains:
- the LOC119277392 gene encoding cytochrome P450 704C1-like, giving the protein MATGMPECSPALVLATGLAVLAICWYLAAFVVGRGAAGAQRYPPVAGTVFHQVYHLRRLHDYYTDLFREHATFRLLAPGRRQIYTSDTAVVEHILRTNFANYGKGASNYDKTSDLFGDGIFTADGDKWRQQRKIASYDFSTRALRDFSGGVFNRDAAKLAHIVSGNAAAKQPVDFQDLLMKATMDSIFTIAVGVDLDTLSGSDEGSRFAAALDDASEFTLLRFVNAFWKVSRFLNVGAEAALRRRIEVVDEFMYKRIRGRADEISDGGKVVKDDLLSRFIQATTGDAGEVDYKHLRDMILNIIMAGKDTTAGALAWFLYMMCKHPEVQEKISEEAAVAGQATSSIDDFSRSLNDEALNKMHYLHATLTETLRLYPSLPLDNKECFSDDVLPNGFSVGKGDIVFYAPYAMGRMERLWGDDAIVFRPERWLDEHGVFLPESPFKFTAFQAGPRICLGKEFAYRQMKIFAAVLLRFFVLALHDKDASVNYRTMITLYIDQGLHLTATARVIV